In one window of Gossypium arboreum isolate Shixiya-1 chromosome 4, ASM2569848v2, whole genome shotgun sequence DNA:
- the LOC128291650 gene encoding small polypeptide DEVIL 16: MAGKEKDTRFINNKQACEPCRSFGQKCSHLVKKQRAKFYILRRCIAMLVCGRERGDP; this comes from the coding sequence ATGGCAGGCAAAGAAAAGGACACAAGATTTATTAATAACAAGCAGGCCTGTGAGCCTTGCAGATCATTTGGTCAAAAATGCAGTCATTTGGTTAAGAAGCAGCGAGCCAAATTCTACATCCTCCGACGTTGCATTGCTATGCTTGTTTGCGGCCGTGAGCGTGGCGACCCTTAG